Below is a genomic region from Bordetella pertussis 18323.
CGGCTGATCGGCACCCTGCAGCACCTGCGCGACCTGGGCAACAGCGTCATCGTGGTCGAGCACGACGAGGACATGATCCGCTGCGCCGATTGGGTGGTCGACATGGGCCCGGGCGCCGGCGAGCACGGCGGCCAGGTGGTGGCGCAGGGCACGCCGGAGGCGGTGCAGACCGACCCGCAATCGCTCACCGGCCAGTACCTGAGCGGCGCGCGCGCCATCGAGATCCCGGCGCGCCGGCCGGTCGCCGACGACCAGCCCTGGCTGCACCTGTCCGGGGCCACCGGCAACAACCTCAAATCGGTCGATCTGCGCATCCCGGCGGCGCGCCTGGTGTGCGTCACCGGCGTCTCGGGCTCGGGCAAATCCACCCTGGTCAACGATACGCTGGCGGTGGCGCTGGCGCGCCAGCTCAACCATGCGCAAGGCGAGCCGGCGCCCTATGCCGGCCTGGCCGGGCTGGAGCACTTCGACAAGACCATCAGCGTGGACCAAAGCCCGATCGGACGCACGCCGCGCAGCAACCCCGCCACGTACACCGGGCTGTTCACGCCCATCCGGGAACTGTTCGCCGGCGTGCCCGAAGCGCGCGCGCGCGGCTACGACCCGGGCCGTTTCAGCTTCAACGTCAAGGGCGGACGCTGCGAAGCCTGCCAGGGCGATGGCGTGGTCAAGGTCGAGATGCATTTCCTGCCGGACATGTACGTGCCGTGCGACGTCTGCCACGGCAAGCGCTACAACCGCGAGACGCTGGAAATCCGCTACCGCGGCCGCAACATCAGCGAAGTGCTGGACCTGACGGTCGAACAGGCGCTGGAATATTTCGAATCGGTGCCCGCCATTGCGCGCAAGCTGCACACGCTGATCGATGTGGGCCTGTCGTACATCCGGCTGGGGCAAAGCGCTACCACGCTGTCCGGCGGCGAGGCGCAACGGGTCAAGCTGTCGCTGGAACTGTCGCGCCGCAGCACGAGCCGCACCCTGTACATCCTGGACGAGCCGACCACCGGCCTGCACTTCCATGACATCGAGCTCTTGCTCAAGGTCCTCAACCAACTGGTCGACAGCGGCAATACGGTACTGATCATCGAGCACAACCTCGACGTCATCAAGACCGCCGACTGGCTGGTGGATATGGGGCCGGAAGGCGGCGACGGCGGCGGACGCGTGGTCGCGCAGGGCACGCCCGAGCAGGTGGCGGCCAGCCCCGACAGCCACACCGGCCACTACCTGGGGCGGGTATTGCGCAACGGCAAACGGCGCTAGACTAGGTGTGAACTGTCAATAGGTTGTATTCGTCCAGGTTGAGTCTGGAGATGGGTACAGCGCGCCCGATGCCTTGGTGGGGTCGATGCCAGTTGTAGTGGTGTAGCCAGGATTTCATGGCATCGGCTCGGTGTTGGGAGTTCTGGTAGGTGTGAGCGTAAGCCCACTCACGCAAGGCCGACTGGATGAAGCGTTCGGCCTTGCCATTGGTCTGTGGGCGGTAAGGTCGGGTAAAGCGGTGCTTGATGCCCAGCTCATGGCACAGCGCGGCGAAGGCGCGGCTGCGAAAGGCCGAGCCATTGTCGGTGAGCAAGCGCTGGATGGTCACGCCCAGGCGCTGGTAGTAGGCCACTGCGTCCTTGAGGAACTGGACGGCGCTGGGGAAGCGCTCGTCGGGGTGGATGTCGGTGAAGGCCACGCGGGCGTGGTCATCGATGGCCACGAAGACGAAGTCCCAGCCGGCCCCCTCAACGGTATCGCGTCGGTTGCCCGTGACCCGGTGGCCAGGGCGCTGGATACGTCCCAGCTTCTTGATGTCGATGTGCAGCAGATCGCCGGGGGCCTGATGCTCGTAGCGCACCACCGGCTCGGCCGGCTCCAGGTCGGCCAGGTGCGACAGACCGGCGCGGGCCAGGACGCGGCTGACGGTGCTGGCTGACACGCCCAGCGCCTGGGCGATGCGCGCTTGGGTCAGCCGCTTGCGGCGCAGCTCCACGATAGCCAGCGCCTTGGCCGGCGCAATCGCTCGGGGCGAGACCGTCGGGCGCGAGGACGCATCGGCCAAGCCCGCCTGGCCCTGAGCCAGGAAGCGGCCCAGCCATTTGCGCACAGTCGGCGCGGTGACCCCATAGGCGCGGGCCGCTTCAGGCACACAAACTTGATGGGCGATCAATTGCTGGACCATTTCGAGTCGACGTAGGAAGGTCAATCGGGCATGCTTATGGGTGTTCATCCGGCCGGGCTCCTTGAGTGAACTGGGGAGTTGGCGATTTCCAGTTTCTCAAATCCGGTTCGGATGAACCATGCATACAACCTATTGAATCTTCACAACTAGGGCGGCACGGACGCGAACCGCCCGCCCCCCTATCTTGCCGCCAGGCCGCCATGTATACCCTGCTGATCGCCAACAAGAACTACTCGTCCTGGTCCCTGCGCGCCTGGCTGGCGCTGCGCCAGGCCGGCATTCCGTTTGAAGAGCAGAAGCTGGGCCTGCTGACCGAGGCCTTCACGCAACGGCTGCAAGCCATAACGCCGGCCGGCCTGGTGCCGGTGTTGCTCGACGGCGATTTCGCGGTCTGGGATTCACTGGCCATCTGCGAGTACGTGGCCGAACGCCATCCCGACGCGCAGCTGTGGCCGGCCGACCGGCGCGCGCGCGCCCGCGCGCGGTCGCTCGCGGCGCAGATGCACAGCGGGTTTGGCGCCTTGCGCCAGACCATGCCCATGAATATCGAGGCCCGGCTGCCGGGCATCGACCTGAGCGCGGCGCAGGCCGATATTTCGCGTGTGCAGGCCATCTGGCACGACACGCGCGCCGAATTCGGCCAGTCGGGCCCGTTCCTGTTCGGTCGTTTCTCGATTGCCGACGCGTTCTACGCCCCCGTGGTCTCGCGCTTCCAGACCTACGGCGTGGCCGCCGCCGGCGCGGTGCGCGACTACATGGAGGCCGTGCAGGCCCTGCCGGCCATGCAGGCCTGGACCCGCGACGCGCTGGCCGAAGCCACCTTCGTCGCCGACGACGAACCGTACCGCACGCACCGCTGAGCCGCGCTACGCGGACGAAAAAATCCGCCGGC
It encodes:
- a CDS encoding glutathione S-transferase family protein, whose amino-acid sequence is MYTLLIANKNYSSWSLRAWLALRQAGIPFEEQKLGLLTEAFTQRLQAITPAGLVPVLLDGDFAVWDSLAICEYVAERHPDAQLWPADRRARARARSLAAQMHSGFGALRQTMPMNIEARLPGIDLSAAQADISRVQAIWHDTRAEFGQSGPFLFGRFSIADAFYAPVVSRFQTYGVAAAGAVRDYMEAVQALPAMQAWTRDALAEATFVADDEPYRTHR
- a CDS encoding IS481-like element IS481 family transposase, encoding MNTHKHARLTFLRRLEMVQQLIAHQVCVPEAARAYGVTAPTVRKWLGRFLAQGQAGLADASSRPTVSPRAIAPAKALAIVELRRKRLTQARIAQALGVSASTVSRVLARAGLSHLADLEPAEPVVRYEHQAPGDLLHIDIKKLGRIQRPGHRVTGNRRDTVEGAGWDFVFVAIDDHARVAFTDIHPDERFPSAVQFLKDAVAYYQRLGVTIQRLLTDNGSAFRSRAFAALCHELGIKHRFTRPYRPQTNGKAERFIQSALREWAYAHTYQNSQHRADAMKSWLHHYNWHRPHQGIGRAVPISRLNLDEYNLLTVHT